The Dioscorea cayenensis subsp. rotundata cultivar TDr96_F1 chromosome 16, TDr96_F1_v2_PseudoChromosome.rev07_lg8_w22 25.fasta, whole genome shotgun sequence sequence GGTCTGCATTTATGGGAACAAAATTAGGAGTTTTCAGAAAGCATTTATTCTTTGGTGAAAAATtggaaataatagaaaaagaatCTATAATGTTTTGCATGTGAAAATGGTGTAGTTTCTTGGATTAGAAGAATTGCTTTTTTGATTGGTGggaacatttattttattagtactTTTTTGATCTATTTGggagatttttgttttattttttttcttgatctatGATCGAGAAGCATACTATGTGATTTTGATATGgttcttttgtttgattatgTATCTACTTTACCTTTATTAGAGGTTCAGATTGATTTCTctgaagtgtttttttttattcctaagTCTCATATTCCAGCTTGGTTAAAGTCTATTTTGAGTTCTTCATTTGCACAAAAAGATTGTTCAAGTTTAATACCTAATGTCCTCACTATGATGCACTTCCAAGGTTTTCCCTTTTTCATAttcatttgtatttgtttgttaatttatctatgtttttatttattgttttttgctGTGAGTTGAATGAATGGCCTGTTCAGTAAGAGCTATGTGGTTTCCTGTTTTCTATTGGTTAGGTTTGGTTGCttctttgtttgatatttttattttcatatttggcAAATATATCGAATGAATATCAAGAAATTGACGATGCTAGTTGTTATAATGTCAGGGTGCAGTTTGTGAGGAATCAATATTTTCTGACGAAGCTGATCAGTAGGTGATTGTTGGATATGGATGAAGGAGATGTTAGGGTTTTAAAAGAAGCTCTTTGCAAACAATGCCTTCTGTTGAAAAAGCTTTATATTGAGTTGGAAGAGGAAAGAGAAGCTTCTGCAACTGCAGCTGATGAAGCTTTGTCTATGATTTTGCGTCTACAAGTGGAAAAGTCTGAAGAGAAAATGGAAGCGGTTCAATACAAGAAATTGACCGAGGAAAAGATGCGCCACAATGAAGAGTCTATGGCAATTCTTGAAGAAATTATTCATCAACAGGAAACGGAGATCACATCTCTCAAGCATCAAGTACAAGTTCTTAAGCAGAGATTGTTGAGTGCTGGTGTAAATGATGGAGATTTGGGCTTGTGTAGTCCTTCAACTCTGAAACTTAATACGTTTTTGAATGAGACTGGCTTTCGTGGATCTTTTAGAAGAAACGTCTCTCTGCCTTCCATTCGACTTGAACAGATTTTCTCAGAGATGGATATTGTTGGCAAAGATAGATTTCCATTTCACAAAGGAGAATCAATCTGCATGGCAATAAGTGACTGCAAAAGCCAGCTAATTAAAAACTCTGAGGAACATCAACGACAATGCGAGGATTATAAATCATTAATCAAAGAATGCACTTACCAAAAATTTGACTCATGTACAGGGGTAAAAGAGTTGTTGAGTAATGAGTCAATGTCAGCAAACGATACATTTAGATCTGGTGGTATGTCATTTGgagaaacaagaacaaatttCAGTGCCAAAGGGGTCTCATCTTCACCACCTCCAGCTGAAAATCATGAGGCTATTGTAGAATCAGGCATGCTTGTTCATTCATATCGTAAAACTGAATCAAACAGAAATGGGAATCAATTGGTCAGTGGTCAAGGCATTTCTGAAGCTCCAGAAAGTCACACTGGACATGCTTATTGTGAATATTACAAAAGGCTGTCCCATGAGGCTGAATTTGAAGTGAAAGATAAAGATGTATTGTCTGTTTCAATTCCTCAAGAAGCCAAAGATTGCTGTTTAAAGGGTCAGGACTTGTTAAACAGGTCATTCATTTATAGGGACCATGCTTATAAGACACGAAAAACAGCTTCTATAACTTGCCACTGCAATCCTGTGCATTCTAAGATTGAGATTGCTCCATGTAAGACTGAGATTGATGAACTAAAGCAGTGGCTGCTGCACCTTGAGAATGATGGAAGGACTCCGAAGATGGATGCCCCCAAGAGAGATAATGATCAAGTGAAGTTGTTGAAGGAGATACAGGAGCAGCTCAACACAATACAAttgcatattaaaaattttctatccAGGAAACAGCCCCAACGGCAACAAGATGATTCAGTGTACATATCCCTCATGGAGGTATCCTGATTACTTCTGCACATATGGCATCATCTTTGTGCTTATACTGATCTTGCATTCCCATGTAGTATCATATacgttttttctttttcttttgagtcTGGTAAATATGCTCATCCAAAACTATATGATTTTCATTTACTTGAAATATAAAACAATGCTGCAATGGATGTAATACCATGCACAATTGAGGGTTTACAACTTTAATTTGGTTTCATATTTTCTCAATTATTTGCTGTCAAAGATTAATTTTCAGCCATACATGAGTTTTGAAACCCCCACAGAGCAGATTTCAAATGTCACGCTGAACAAGTCAAGTTAATGGGAGGTTTAGAACATTTTAGTGCTCCATTCTTACCATGCATGGCTAGCGGAAAGGACATATGCACCTGTAGCATCATTTGCCTATTAAGATgctgtttctatttttttttttttcatggtaaTTTAGGCATGAGTCTCTCTGCTGGGCCACTTGGGAAAAATCACTGTTCATGTAAAATTCCTGAGTAAGAATAAGTTCTTTAAAATGTTAAGACTAGTATTTTGACCTTTTTACGTTTTTTAATGGTCATGGTCATCCCTGGAGTTTATCTAGAAGATCAATAAAGAGTGAAGATTAGTTCCAACTACATGAAAACAAGGTTAGGAGGATCACTTGCAGCATATTTATATACTAGTTGTCCTACATGATATTCTAAGGAGAACGAGTGTGGTGCAAATAAGATGAGTTTACATGACTTTGCTTTCCCTTTCACTATTTCTCTCTTGTTAGTAGTCCCAAATGATTTTTATGCTTCTCATCATAGAAAACCCTGTCAGGTGTTGCATTTTCAATCCAAAATGTTAACTTGAAAAGAAGTTGGTAAAAATGATAGTCTGCTCTCCATTCGTTTTTGAAGTTGAAAGTTTTGCTTTCTTATATCATTTCAGGTTGAGCCATTATCTGTAGTGTAATGCATTTTGCCATTCTACACTTTTGGTATAACAATTCTACATTCATTGACGTAAGTGGTAACATTCTTTAACTTACTGTATTTTATGAACAGGCAATgctctatttttcaatatagtCTCATCAAATTTGCAATTACGCAAGTAATATTGTGACCATACCCTGAAAGATCAATTCAGAAGTGCTGCTTTTGACTCTGGATGATAAGAAGTGAATGATAATCTCTGACGGTGGTTGTGAAGTGAGAAGTTGGCTGGTTGGTTTTTTACAAATTCAATTTAATGTTACTTTACTGGAATATGTTTTATGTAGGAAAACTTTTAGGGTCAAAGAATTTATTACATCAAGatatatgtattttgttttttttttttataaaaaaaccttgAGTACAGAATTCTTCTCTCATACCTTGATGAAACATATTTCATTCTCGTAAAATGTCAAATTCATTGATGAACATTATATAAAGAATTGCCAAATATTCTTGCAGTTATTggcttttttttccccttttattCTTAAACTAGAATGATTCTTAACTGAAGAATAGCCGCAAATGCTCTGATAGAGGTAAAGTGGTTCTCTTAGACTTCAAAAActacaatatatatttaatgtacaTTAAGAGATTGGGTTTTTGAGGCTGgcttattttaattaacttttggAATGTATTTAGTTCTTTCCAATGAGAAGGAGAATATGTATTTTCAACATTCATAAAAGCTTGAGGGCAAACCTTGGTGGTTTGCAACCTGGATATAATGACTTTGAGGTGAGTTGagttttgcctttttttttttttctttagaataATCTTAATACACGTCTTAGTTTTCTTAAATCTTGAATGTGAATTGAACACTATGTTTATACCTTCTTATGATTTGTATCATGATAACATCTAGCATTTGACAATGTATGTGGTTTTAAGGTTATATATATACGAGGTGAACTATAGTAACACTAGATGATGATATTCCATGAAGGGAGATGATCCATCAGGCGTTTTTATTTGAGTATCAATAGATAAtggtatttatttcattttgttacaTTACCTCCATCATAATTGAATTTCTATGGATCAGAATATTTATGTCTTTCATTATTTTAGAAAACAATATATCATTTTACATTACTTGAAGTTCTCCTAGTGATCCATACACTAGGAGGAGTATCTACTAATTCATCTCCTTGGTAAGACTGGATGATGATATTCTGTTTGATGAAGAGAAAGGCAAACTTGCATCACTATTGACATAGTATTTTACTTCCTCCAAATCATCGACAACTTCAATCATAGTGGGCCTTTTAGATGGGTCTTCCTGAGCGCAAAGAAGGCCTAAATCAAGTAGTTGCACGATCATAGTCTCCCATATCTTTTTAATTTCCATATGGC is a genomic window containing:
- the LOC120278921 gene encoding uncharacterized protein LOC120278921; the encoded protein is MDEGDVRVLKEALCKQCLLLKKLYIELEEEREASATAADEALSMILRLQVEKSEEKMEAVQYKKLTEEKMRHNEESMAILEEIIHQQETEITSLKHQVQVLKQRLLSAGVNDGDLGLCSPSTLKLNTFLNETGFRGSFRRNVSLPSIRLEQIFSEMDIVGKDRFPFHKGESICMAISDCKSQLIKNSEEHQRQCEDYKSLIKECTYQKFDSCTGVKELLSNESMSANDTFRSGGMSFGETRTNFSAKGVSSSPPPAENHEAIVESGMLVHSYRKTESNRNGNQLVSGQGISEAPESHTGHAYCEYYKRLSHEAEFEVKDKDVLSVSIPQEAKDCCLKGQDLLNRSFIYRDHAYKTRKTASITCHCNPVHSKIEIAPCKTEIDELKQWLLHLENDGRTPKMDAPKRDNDQVKLLKEIQEQLNTIQLHIKNFLSRKQPQRQQDDSVYISLMEAMLYFSI